One stretch of Desulfovibrio sp. JC010 DNA includes these proteins:
- a CDS encoding RlmE family RNA methyltransferase gives MKQYRDHYFKRAKKENYPARSVYKLQELDKRFKVFAKGQNVMDLGAAPGSWTLFAAKKVGDNGRVLAVDIQSTDTVFPENATFLQADVFEDSPELLAAMDKQLPYDLIISDMAPKTTGVKFADQANSLELCERARDIVPSRLKKGGHFIVKIFDGPDVKDYIDSLRKMFSKVKRFKPKSCREESKEFFIVGLGFRGGEE, from the coding sequence ATGAAACAATATCGCGATCATTATTTTAAAAGGGCCAAAAAGGAAAATTATCCCGCCCGTTCCGTATACAAGCTTCAGGAACTGGACAAGCGGTTCAAGGTTTTCGCAAAAGGCCAGAATGTTATGGATCTCGGAGCCGCTCCCGGTTCATGGACCCTTTTTGCCGCCAAGAAGGTCGGGGACAACGGACGCGTGCTGGCAGTGGACATTCAGTCCACTGATACGGTTTTCCCTGAGAACGCAACATTTTTGCAGGCCGACGTATTTGAGGATTCCCCGGAACTGCTGGCTGCCATGGATAAGCAGCTGCCCTATGACCTGATTATCAGCGACATGGCTCCCAAGACAACCGGGGTGAAGTTTGCCGATCAGGCCAATTCTCTTGAGCTTTGCGAACGCGCACGGGATATCGTGCCCAGCAGGCTCAAAAAAGGCGGGCATTTTATCGTTAAAATTTTCGACGGGCCTGACGTGAAAGATTATATCGACTCCCTGCGGAAGATGTTTTCCAAGGTAAAACGGTTTAAGCCGAAGAGTTGCCGCGAAGAAAGCAAAGAGTTCTTCATAGTAGGACTTGGCTTTCGCGGCGGAGAAGAGTAA
- a CDS encoding glycosyltransferase: MKRPERIRIKNESGQPQSLPEGERYFQDLGGAGDILFLGLGPDPALATQLFPQAENLYYMECPGLAAQLPEGYTIPTGFTQITPDAALDLSEFRVILYTPGKRLFPSFWEPLLSKLTVARAGIMRKERSRTIWIPGNEDSLLVPELCRAFDAEGFTYRVIEPDAMRKNLLYLLDGELPEILLSINFSGLDNAGETFFMLREAGVKAAVWMVDNPFHVISGIKSNYWQEVPTLVTDHWFIQALEDHGAKKVGHLPLAADPAIFNGNIKPCPQLDERTVFVGRSSFPKKDNFFSGCTFNIEDEKAVLQAIENDSKPNFEWWAKRDNIARFWPGKDVRSTGFRTEQSGLLWRILALRSAGKELTVFGDEGWKQYLPDADLRPPVDYFTELPGIYSGAGISLNMTSPLLPCGLTQRNFDVWATGGFLLSDYTPGMSIFPEELLKHCTFNVPAELPAKIEFIKDNPQLKKELSKNWQELIMSEHTYKNRVHKLLNFLN, encoded by the coding sequence ATGAAGCGTCCCGAAAGAATCCGTATAAAAAACGAATCCGGCCAGCCGCAATCTCTTCCCGAAGGCGAGAGATATTTTCAGGACCTCGGCGGCGCAGGAGATATTCTGTTCCTCGGCCTCGGCCCCGATCCGGCATTGGCGACACAGCTGTTCCCGCAGGCGGAAAATTTATATTACATGGAATGCCCGGGACTGGCCGCGCAACTGCCCGAAGGGTATACAATCCCGACCGGATTTACGCAAATCACCCCGGACGCAGCATTGGATTTATCAGAATTCAGAGTGATCCTGTACACTCCCGGCAAACGCTTGTTTCCCTCTTTCTGGGAACCGCTGCTCTCAAAGCTGACCGTGGCGCGGGCCGGAATAATGCGCAAAGAACGCAGCAGAACCATCTGGATTCCCGGCAACGAGGACTCACTGTTGGTGCCGGAACTCTGCCGCGCCTTCGATGCCGAGGGCTTCACATACAGGGTTATCGAACCGGATGCAATGCGCAAAAACCTGCTCTACCTGCTGGATGGCGAACTGCCGGAAATACTCCTGAGCATAAACTTCAGCGGACTGGATAACGCAGGCGAAACATTTTTCATGCTCCGCGAAGCCGGGGTGAAAGCTGCAGTCTGGATGGTGGATAACCCCTTCCACGTCATTTCGGGCATCAAATCAAATTACTGGCAGGAAGTTCCGACCCTTGTAACCGACCACTGGTTCATTCAAGCCCTTGAAGATCATGGAGCAAAAAAAGTAGGCCACCTGCCCCTTGCCGCTGACCCGGCGATTTTCAACGGGAATATCAAGCCCTGTCCGCAGCTTGATGAGCGGACGGTTTTTGTAGGCCGCTCCAGTTTTCCGAAGAAAGATAATTTTTTCTCCGGCTGTACATTTAATATAGAAGATGAAAAAGCAGTCCTGCAGGCAATCGAAAACGACAGCAAACCGAATTTTGAATGGTGGGCAAAGCGGGACAATATCGCCCGATTCTGGCCCGGAAAAGACGTTCGTTCCACCGGATTCAGAACCGAGCAATCGGGTTTGCTCTGGCGGATACTCGCCCTGCGGAGTGCCGGAAAGGAACTGACCGTTTTCGGTGATGAGGGCTGGAAACAATACCTGCCCGACGCTGACCTGCGCCCCCCGGTGGATTATTTTACCGAACTTCCGGGGATTTACTCCGGGGCTGGAATCAGCCTGAATATGACCAGCCCGCTGCTGCCCTGCGGCCTGACCCAGCGCAATTTTGATGTCTGGGCCACCGGAGGATTCCTGCTCAGTGATTATACTCCGGGAATGTCCATTTTTCCTGAAGAGCTTCTAAAACATTGCACTTTTAACGTTCCTGCCGAATTACCGGCAAAAATCGAGTTTATAAAAGACAATCCGCAGCTGAAAAAAGAACTTTCAAAAAATTGGCAGGAGCTTATAATGTCTGAGCACACATACAAAAACAGAGTCCATAAACTGTTAAATTTTCTTAATTAA